CGTCTCAGCCGGTCTTTTCCTGATCAACCGGTGCGGTGGAAAACTCCAACAAGTAAGGAATTACTATGTCAACGCCCGAAGACCTCAAGGAAATCTACACGGACGAACTGAAGGATCTCTGGTCCGCCAATGACCAGATGGCACGCCTTCTCAAGAAGATCACAGCGAAGGCCAGCGATCCGGCACTAAAGGATATGCTGTCGAGCTCGCATGAGGGCATCATGAAGCATACCGACATCCTCAAGGAACTGATCGCCGGTCAGGATGAGAAGGTCTCCAAGGAGCATTGCAAGGGCATGGAGGGTCTGGTCGCGGAAGCGACCAAGCATTTGCTCGAAGAGGGGCCCGCCAAGGGCCCGCTTCTCGATGTCCTGATCATCGCGCAGTATCAGCGCATGACTCACTATGGCATAGCCGGCTTCGGTACGGCCGCTGCCTATGCGAAGGCTTTAGGGCTCAAGGACGACAACAAGAAGCTGCGTGAGGCTACCAAGGAAATCTACGGTGGCGACGAATATATGACGAAGCTCGCCGAAACCGGCGTCAATCTGCACGCCGAAGCGGCGTGATCCGATCGCCCATCGCCGCATGGCGATGGGCGATCCTTTAAAAGGCGATCTGCTGATGGCGTACTCCGCGATCTTCTTCGACATCGACGGTACGCTCGTCGACAGCAACGATATGCATGTCCTCGCGTGGGAAGAAGCGTTTGCGAGCATCGACGTCCATTTTGAACGATCGGAAATCCATGGTCAGATCGGCAAGGGCGCCGACATGCTCATCCCGGCGCTTTTGCCAAATGCTAGCAAGGCCGAGCGTGAAGCGCTTGCCGACGCGCAGGGCGCGGCGTTCAAGTCGAGGTTTCTCGAAATGGTCGTGCCCTTCCCCGATGCCCATGCGCTGTTGAAGCGGGCAGCGGAGGGCGGCCAGACCGTCGTTCTCGCTTCTTCCGCCTCACAGGGCCAGCTCGACCATTATCTCGATTTGCTCCACGCGCGCCGGCTTGTGAGCGCGACGACCAGCGCCGACGATGTCGGCAACACGAAGCCAGCGCCGGATATCTTTGCGATCGCATTGAAGAAGGTTGCGCCGCTCGGCCCGAGCGACGTCGTCGTCATTGGCGACACGCCCTACGACATAGAGGCGGCCGCGAAATGTGGCATCGCCGCGATTGGGCTGCGGTCCGGCAAGTTCACCGACGAGGTGCTAAACGGGGCTGGCGCGATCGCTCTCTATGACGACGCCGCAGCGCTTCTGAAGGACTATGATGCGTCGCCGCTCGGTGCTGCGCGGTAGGCGACCCCGGCTTGCGAATGGCGCTGTCGGCTCCTCCGACACGGCATCATCACTGCGTCACGTGGACTACGACATCCATGGAGAGCGCATCGTCCGGCGTCCCGAGATAGCCACCCGTTACGGGCATGATGCGCTGGTTGCTTTCACCCACCGCAACGGCGATCAGATTTGCGGCCACCATGCGGCGGTGGGTGGGGTCGAAGGCAATCCATCCTGCGCCCGGGAGGAAGATTTCAGCCCAGGCGTGGGTCGACCCGCCGTCCGGTGAGATCGGATCGGGGTCGAACAGATATCCCGATACCGCTCGTGCTCCAAAGCCAAGATGGCGGGCGGCGGCAATGAAAAGCGCCGCGATGTCGCGGCATGAACCGCTCGCGATCTCGAGAGTTTGCTCAGGTGATTGGGTGCCTTCTTCGTCCCGGACCCGGTAGGCGACCGCGCCCAGGACCCCTGCATTGAGATCCTTAAGCAGGGACAGGGTGTCGGTCGGTACCCCGGCGACGAAGGCGTCTGCCCACTGACAGACCCGAGGGGCGATCGCGTCTGCCGACGAAAGCGCGCCCAGATCTCGCAGGTCGGCCGCGGCGTAGGAAAAAGGGTAGCTATGTGCAGCGGGGTCAATGAGCAGAACCGGCCAAGCCGGTGCACATTGCTCGACCTCGGCTTGCCCTACAATCTGGAGATTGTCGGTGGGCCGATCGAAGTTCGCGGTGGCAATGACGTTCCCGGAGACATCCTGCGACCAGTGAAAGGTTGCCGTCGGCGTGCAGCACAGGCTTGATGTGAGCAGGGTCAGGTCGTGACCACTACGCGGCGTCATCATCAACCGGTGCGCCATCAGTGTCACCGGCTGCCGAAACTGATAGCGTGTCTCGTGCCTGATCAGGAGCTTCATGCAAAAGGTCCTTCGCGCAATGCTCTCACAAGCGTCGGCAGATCAAAGCTGATCGTCTATCTCGGTTCTCATGCAACGAGGTCGACCACCACACCGGTGAGCGACGCGTCGGTGCGGCACCTGCACCGCCCAAGACTGTGCCTTCACACATTCACGCGACACCGAGCGAAGCGTTACTGAAACGCCGAACGACCTCTTGGGCGACCCGCTTCGGTCGCCTGGTTGCTGTATCGATGCTGCACCAGACCGACCTGATCTCGGCGACAATCTGATCACCGCGGCGAATGACCGTGTCGAACATTGCCTTCGCACCCTGGAAGCCGGTCGCGGCAACGGTCGCGGACAGGGCATCCCCAAGGAATGCCGGGCGACGATAGGTGATCTCATGCTTGATCGCGACCCAGATTGTCGTTGCCAATTCAACATCCGATGCGAGACCCGCCCAATGCTTGACGACGACATCCTGTACCCAGCTTAGGTACACCGCGTTGTTGACGTGGCCCATATGATCGATGTCGGCCTCGATCGCACGAAGATCGAACTCGTTGCACGGGCGGCGGCCAGTTCCGGTATCGGGTGGTACGACGCGAAGGTCCGCTTGGGCGGTCTGCATGGGAGACGCGGGAGCGACGGCACTTGAGCTTGCGGACGGCATTGACTGGGTTCCTGACATGCCGGCTGGCACAATTATGGTGCGGACATCGGATGCCGTAGCTGACGCCAGCCGGCGACTTTCTAGCCTATCCAGCAAAGCACCGATTATATTAAATCAAGTTCGGTCTGCATCAGTGACGCGTGGATCTCCGTCCGTCGCACCTGGATGACGGAACTATATGGCCCGGCGCACAAGGGCATGAGACATTTCCGCCGATGCCAAAGTCAAAACTATCCAAATAGCCTTTTTACCGAATAGTCGGTACGTCTCCCGGGCATTCAGTGTCATCCGGTCACTAGCCGGTAATCCGGACAGCTATTGATATCCGCCTTACTTACGCTCTTCGGCCGCATCCTTCTGCGCCTTGAGGTTAGCGTCCTCTTCATCCGCCTTGGCTGTGTCTGGATCTTCCTCAAGGGTGTTCGGCGAGCCATTGTCCCGGTCCTTCGGCAGCTCATCCACGTCGCTTTCGAAGCCGGGTTCTTCGCCCTGGGGTGTTGTAGCCATGATATATCTCCTCGTTCCCATCAACGATCGGCCACTGAATTCGGTGCGTGCCGGGAACGTCGCGTTCTTCAAGATCCTGCATTTTCAGTCTCTCAGTTTTTTCAGTGCATCCAGAGAGGTGCGGTTAGCTTCCGCTCGACCATTCATATGAGATCGAGCCACCGAGCTGCCGCTTCACGCGGCGCTCGATAAGCGTGGTTCCGGATCCATGCGCCCCACGACCCGCGCCACAGTGGCGCCCACTACGCTCCATCCATATCAAGAGGATCTCGCCGTTATCGGAGGTGCTTGAAATGTCGAGCGTACCTGCCTTGCCAGATAGTGATCCATATTCTCGGATGCTGCGGCAATTACTCCGTCCGTGCGTTTGCTGATGTGCGGCATGCGAGGATGGCTGGTGGCGAAATCGGAACAAGACAAGAGACAACCCGATCGCTCGCAGCTGCATGCGATCATCGGACAGCTGTCCGACGGGGTGACGTTGGTCGAACCGGAC
This genomic window from Sphingomonas abietis contains:
- a CDS encoding ferritin-like domain-containing protein is translated as MSTPEDLKEIYTDELKDLWSANDQMARLLKKITAKASDPALKDMLSSSHEGIMKHTDILKELIAGQDEKVSKEHCKGMEGLVAEATKHLLEEGPAKGPLLDVLIIAQYQRMTHYGIAGFGTAAAYAKALGLKDDNKKLREATKEIYGGDEYMTKLAETGVNLHAEAA
- a CDS encoding HAD family hydrolase is translated as MAMGDPLKGDLLMAYSAIFFDIDGTLVDSNDMHVLAWEEAFASIDVHFERSEIHGQIGKGADMLIPALLPNASKAEREALADAQGAAFKSRFLEMVVPFPDAHALLKRAAEGGQTVVLASSASQGQLDHYLDLLHARRLVSATTSADDVGNTKPAPDIFAIALKKVAPLGPSDVVVIGDTPYDIEAAAKCGIAAIGLRSGKFTDEVLNGAGAIALYDDAAALLKDYDASPLGAAR
- a CDS encoding transglutaminase family protein, producing the protein MKLLIRHETRYQFRQPVTLMAHRLMMTPRSGHDLTLLTSSLCCTPTATFHWSQDVSGNVIATANFDRPTDNLQIVGQAEVEQCAPAWPVLLIDPAAHSYPFSYAAADLRDLGALSSADAIAPRVCQWADAFVAGVPTDTLSLLKDLNAGVLGAVAYRVRDEEGTQSPEQTLEIASGSCRDIAALFIAAARHLGFGARAVSGYLFDPDPISPDGGSTHAWAEIFLPGAGWIAFDPTHRRMVAANLIAVAVGESNQRIMPVTGGYLGTPDDALSMDVVVHVTQ
- a CDS encoding acyl-CoA thioesterase, with the protein product MQTAQADLRVVPPDTGTGRRPCNEFDLRAIEADIDHMGHVNNAVYLSWVQDVVVKHWAGLASDVELATTIWVAIKHEITYRRPAFLGDALSATVAATGFQGAKAMFDTVIRRGDQIVAEIRSVWCSIDTATRRPKRVAQEVVRRFSNASLGVA